From a region of the Prevotella melaninogenica genome:
- a CDS encoding SusC/RagA family TonB-linked outer membrane protein encodes MILHIKPIGFTLCMGVSFLMPTHGFAVSKLPVQSVQQSGKCTGIIIDEQGESIIGATVQVKGTSNGAATDLDGRFSLSNIPPGSIIVISYIGMDTKEVKWDGQEIKVTLKEEQHALNELIVTGYGGQQKRATLTTAISKMDNKVLDAAAFSNVGSALQGSVTGLQVVNSSGQPGTAPSITLRGGASITGSAPALIIVDGVERTLSEINPSDIESIEVLKDAASTAIYGARANGGVILVTTKRAQAGTSSINYRLKVGANFKRDDYKFMNARNYLYYNRMGFKRYADAMEGHGRAANVDAQNGYSGRGYTDYTPRTDVMYYDATNPEHQRLLTEEGWEVMDDPYYGATNGAKLIFKDYGGLLEDAIYHNQTLTQDHYLSFSGGNNMGSFVASLGYYNENGVVRNTSFRRFTGSVKGDYQIKPWLKVRAGAQYTWFTKPDSYFGSWSSLFYRTRSQRPTWNPYLADGSPAPGWSSSDGNYMYWNDKLTMENGSRSETFNIGFDLTLIPKHLKMSANGSIYHVLNQNESFNKAYYTQSNPNSINTTRRAYAYMMKDTQIQLNTILNYFDTFAEHHNVDFMLGAEYYDYNYFWMNASTKNSPTDDIPTLNAGADKDSNPKSEKSGNRIESLFGRFNYDYKQKYLLSFTFRYDGNSKLKDNRWGFFPGISLGWNMMEEDFWKESKLSNFVSNIKPRISYGSNGNVSGIGDFYIYGIYDQLTNYHGNTAFYDRSLVNTALKWEQSHTFEAGLDLGFFKNRLSLILDYYVRNTSNLLQSVSLPSYLGFSSIQTNLGKLRNQGFEMEVRATPIHLKNSFRWDLSFNLSTVKNTIIQLPKSDRPFNQLQGVEVAAGKVGADGKTPTKWIGGYREGGTLGELYGYSQDHIFRDWDDVKANANKRIDNIAKLYGPGLADEINPQTGVLYKNSTGWKAIEPGDVCWEDINEDGIINSLDRKVLGNSRPTVTGGWTSTLSYKNLSLFARFDYALGHTIYNDLKARSMGQYQGQFNLIENVQDMWTETNLGASYPAFSYADQLNKQNIWREGSKFFEKAGYMALREITLSYTLPRTWIKAMKMANANVYVTGQNLFYLTPYDGASPEAILDGYDYGRYPTPRTLIFGLNVTF; translated from the coding sequence ATGATTTTACACATCAAGCCAATCGGTTTTACGTTATGCATGGGTGTATCTTTTTTGATGCCTACGCATGGATTTGCAGTGTCAAAGCTGCCTGTTCAAAGCGTACAGCAATCAGGGAAGTGCACGGGTATTATTATTGACGAACAAGGAGAGTCTATCATTGGTGCCACTGTTCAAGTGAAAGGTACAAGTAATGGAGCTGCTACTGATTTAGACGGTCGCTTCTCTTTATCAAACATTCCTCCTGGTAGTATTATTGTTATTAGCTACATTGGTATGGACACTAAGGAGGTGAAATGGGATGGTCAGGAAATTAAAGTGACGTTGAAGGAGGAACAGCATGCCCTCAACGAACTTATCGTGACAGGTTATGGGGGTCAACAGAAGCGTGCTACGTTGACAACTGCTATCTCTAAGATGGACAATAAGGTATTAGATGCGGCAGCTTTCTCCAATGTTGGTAGTGCATTGCAGGGTAGTGTGACTGGTCTTCAGGTTGTCAATAGCTCTGGTCAGCCAGGTACTGCGCCTTCTATCACCTTGCGTGGCGGTGCTTCTATCACAGGAAGTGCTCCTGCATTGATTATCGTTGACGGAGTAGAGCGTACTTTGTCAGAGATTAACCCATCTGATATCGAGTCTATTGAAGTCTTGAAGGATGCGGCATCAACTGCAATTTATGGTGCGAGGGCAAATGGTGGTGTAATCCTTGTTACAACAAAGCGTGCTCAAGCAGGAACTTCCAGCATCAATTATCGTTTGAAAGTGGGTGCCAACTTCAAGCGTGATGACTATAAGTTTATGAATGCCCGTAACTATCTTTACTATAACCGAATGGGCTTCAAGCGTTATGCTGATGCTATGGAAGGACACGGAAGGGCTGCTAATGTCGATGCACAGAATGGTTATTCTGGTCGTGGATATACTGATTACACTCCACGTACGGATGTTATGTATTACGATGCAACCAATCCTGAGCACCAAAGACTGCTAACTGAAGAAGGATGGGAGGTTATGGACGACCCTTACTATGGTGCAACAAATGGTGCAAAGCTTATCTTTAAGGATTATGGAGGTCTTTTGGAAGATGCAATCTACCATAATCAAACTCTTACACAAGACCATTATCTGAGCTTCAGCGGTGGTAATAACATGGGCTCTTTTGTAGCTTCATTAGGTTACTATAATGAGAATGGAGTTGTACGCAATACTTCTTTCCGTCGTTTCACTGGTAGCGTGAAGGGTGATTATCAAATCAAGCCTTGGCTGAAGGTACGTGCTGGTGCGCAGTACACATGGTTTACGAAGCCAGATAGTTATTTTGGCTCATGGAGTTCTTTGTTCTATCGTACCCGTTCACAGCGTCCTACATGGAATCCTTACCTTGCTGATGGTTCTCCAGCACCAGGTTGGAGTAGTTCAGATGGTAACTATATGTATTGGAATGATAAACTCACGATGGAGAATGGTTCACGTTCAGAAACGTTCAACATTGGTTTTGACTTGACATTAATACCTAAGCATCTGAAGATGTCAGCCAATGGATCTATTTATCATGTGCTGAATCAGAATGAAAGTTTCAATAAAGCTTATTACACACAGAGCAATCCTAATAGCATCAATACGACACGTCGTGCATATGCTTATATGATGAAGGATACGCAGATACAGCTTAATACGATATTGAATTACTTCGATACGTTTGCTGAGCATCATAATGTAGACTTTATGTTAGGTGCGGAGTATTATGATTATAACTACTTCTGGATGAATGCTTCTACAAAGAATTCACCTACAGATGATATCCCTACACTCAATGCTGGTGCTGATAAGGATAGTAATCCAAAGTCTGAGAAGTCTGGTAATCGTATCGAGTCTCTCTTTGGACGCTTCAATTATGATTACAAACAGAAGTATTTGCTCAGCTTTACCTTCCGCTATGATGGTAACTCTAAGCTGAAAGATAACCGTTGGGGCTTCTTTCCTGGTATCTCTTTGGGCTGGAACATGATGGAGGAAGACTTCTGGAAGGAGTCTAAGTTGTCGAACTTTGTTAGCAATATCAAGCCTCGTATCAGTTATGGTAGCAATGGTAATGTGAGTGGTATTGGTGATTTCTATATCTATGGAATCTATGACCAACTTACAAACTATCATGGTAACACTGCTTTCTACGACCGTTCGCTTGTGAATACAGCCTTAAAGTGGGAGCAGAGTCACACGTTTGAGGCTGGTCTTGACCTTGGCTTCTTTAAGAATCGTTTGTCATTGATTCTCGATTACTACGTTCGTAATACGAGTAATTTGCTTCAGAGCGTGAGTCTTCCTTCCTACTTAGGTTTCTCTTCTATCCAAACAAACTTGGGTAAGTTGCGTAATCAAGGATTTGAAATGGAGGTGCGTGCTACTCCTATTCACCTGAAGAACAGTTTCCGTTGGGACCTCTCTTTCAATCTCTCAACCGTAAAGAACACGATTATTCAGCTTCCTAAGAGCGACCGTCCATTCAATCAACTTCAAGGAGTAGAGGTTGCTGCGGGCAAGGTTGGCGCTGATGGCAAGACTCCAACTAAGTGGATTGGTGGTTATCGTGAGGGTGGAACACTTGGAGAACTCTATGGTTACAGCCAAGATCACATCTTTAGAGATTGGGATGATGTAAAGGCAAATGCTAACAAGCGTATTGATAACATTGCAAAGTTGTATGGTCCAGGTCTTGCTGATGAAATAAACCCACAGACTGGCGTACTTTATAAGAACTCAACAGGCTGGAAGGCTATTGAACCTGGTGATGTTTGCTGGGAGGATATCAATGAAGATGGTATCATCAACTCGCTCGACCGTAAGGTATTGGGTAACTCAAGACCAACGGTAACAGGTGGTTGGACAAGTACGTTAAGCTATAAGAACCTCTCATTATTTGCTCGTTTCGATTACGCTTTGGGTCATACAATCTATAATGATCTCAAGGCTCGCTCTATGGGACAGTATCAAGGACAGTTCAATCTTATAGAGAATGTACAAGATATGTGGACTGAAACCAACTTAGGTGCCAGCTATCCAGCATTCAGTTATGCCGACCAGTTGAATAAGCAGAACATCTGGCGTGAAGGCTCTAAGTTCTTTGAGAAGGCTGGTTACATGGCTTTGCGTGAGATAACATTGAGTTATACTCTACCAAGAACATGGATTAAGGCAATGAAGATGGCGAATGCCAATGTTTATGTGACAGGACAGAACCTCTTCTATCTTACCCCTTATGACGGAGCTTCTCCTGAAGCAATCTTGGACGGATATGACTACGGTCGTTACCCAACTCCTCGCACACTTATCTTTGGATTAAACGTTACATTTTAA
- a CDS encoding IS1634 family transposase — MHANVQTRFNPATGDMAPYYRIKESYRDVQGHVHSLILLNIGFEPSLTAVQVRKIAYALTERFKTRSTPSLFKKHLDGLTPIEQAKADEWWSRMEKEGGIDRFNKEEQKSLRKYENYIDLETANYTDARNVGAEWLCKQTIDKLQLEGFLRKNGWTENAIHTALSALIVRTVYAVSECSSYYYLRDNSAAAELYSGAPGWTPGINSLYKITDKLYELKEQLERHLCSVTDDLFNIDNKLMLFDLTNFYFEGSKRNSDKAKFGRSKEKRSDCKLLVLALCINKEGFIRYSSILEGNTADPKSLPNMIDTLAKRNPSRTKDTLVVMDAGVATEENLELIKRKGYNYLCVSRTKMKNYTLSDDNKSVTVMDARRQKITLKEVKTEDDEDYYLEITSPSKAMTESSMNRVWRERFEMELQRINEGISKKGGTKTYEKVVERTGRAIQKYPSIAKFYRISYIKNEKKPKQMLRVDWEIKDLSEMESGHGVYFLRSNVRTLSERVTWEYYNLIREIECTNRQLKNDLNLRPIYHQKDERSDAHLFFGLLAYWVVNTIRCQLKREGESCYWTEIVRRMSTQKLVTTKGKNPLGEIIEMRQCSSPSKQAKQIYDKLNLKHSPFKKNKICRTQSP; from the coding sequence ATGCACGCAAATGTACAGACACGATTCAACCCTGCCACAGGCGACATGGCTCCTTATTATCGCATCAAGGAGTCATATCGTGATGTGCAGGGTCATGTACACTCGCTAATTCTGTTGAACATCGGTTTTGAACCTTCACTTACTGCTGTACAGGTTCGAAAAATTGCATACGCTCTTACCGAACGCTTCAAAACCAGAAGTACACCCTCGCTTTTTAAAAAACATCTTGACGGACTTACTCCTATTGAACAGGCAAAGGCTGACGAATGGTGGAGCCGTATGGAGAAAGAAGGTGGAATCGATCGGTTTAATAAGGAAGAGCAGAAGTCGCTGAGAAAATATGAGAACTATATTGACCTTGAGACGGCAAACTATACTGACGCAAGGAATGTTGGCGCAGAGTGGCTCTGCAAGCAGACAATAGACAAGCTGCAGTTAGAGGGTTTTCTGCGCAAAAATGGGTGGACGGAGAATGCGATACACACGGCTTTGTCAGCATTGATTGTCCGTACGGTATATGCTGTCTCTGAATGTTCATCTTATTATTATTTGCGCGATAACTCGGCTGCCGCTGAACTTTATAGTGGAGCTCCTGGCTGGACACCAGGGATCAATTCTCTGTATAAAATCACTGACAAGTTATATGAACTAAAGGAACAGTTAGAGCGTCATTTGTGCAGCGTTACTGACGATCTCTTTAATATAGACAACAAGTTGATGCTCTTCGACTTAACCAACTTCTATTTCGAGGGTAGTAAGCGTAATAGCGATAAAGCCAAGTTCGGTCGATCAAAAGAAAAACGCTCTGACTGTAAACTACTTGTACTTGCATTATGTATCAATAAAGAAGGTTTTATACGTTATTCTTCTATCTTGGAGGGTAATACAGCAGATCCCAAGTCTCTACCCAATATGATTGATACGCTGGCAAAGAGGAATCCATCAAGAACAAAGGATACGCTCGTTGTCATGGATGCAGGTGTTGCCACGGAAGAGAACTTGGAGTTAATAAAGAGAAAGGGTTACAATTATCTCTGCGTATCCCGTACGAAAATGAAAAACTATACGCTCAGTGATGATAACAAGAGTGTTACGGTAATGGATGCCCGTCGGCAGAAGATAACGCTGAAAGAGGTTAAGACAGAGGATGATGAGGATTATTATCTCGAAATAACATCTCCTTCGAAAGCTATGACAGAGTCGTCCATGAACAGGGTTTGGAGAGAGCGTTTTGAGATGGAACTGCAGAGGATAAACGAAGGAATCTCCAAGAAAGGTGGAACAAAAACCTATGAAAAGGTTGTTGAACGTACAGGACGTGCCATACAGAAGTACCCTTCTATAGCGAAGTTCTACCGGATTAGCTACATAAAAAACGAGAAGAAACCCAAGCAGATGCTGCGTGTAGACTGGGAGATAAAAGACCTCTCGGAAATGGAATCTGGTCACGGAGTCTATTTCCTCCGCAGCAATGTCAGGACACTTTCTGAGCGTGTGACATGGGAATACTACAATCTCATCCGTGAGATAGAATGTACGAACAGACAACTAAAGAATGATCTCAACCTCCGTCCTATCTATCATCAGAAAGATGAGCGAAGCGATGCACACCTTTTCTTCGGTTTATTAGCCTACTGGGTGGTAAACACCATCCGTTGTCAATTAAAACGAGAAGGAGAATCCTGTTACTGGACCGAGATAGTACGACGTATGAGTACCCAAAAGCTTGTCACCACAAAAGGGAAGAATCCATTAGGTGAAATCATCGAGATGCGCCAATGTAGTAGTCCTTCGAAGCAAGCAAAACAGATATACGATAAGTTGAACTTAAAACACTCACCATTCAAAAAGAATAAAATTTGTAGGACACAGAGCCCATAA